In one Ornithinimicrobium pratense genomic region, the following are encoded:
- a CDS encoding MsnO8 family LLM class oxidoreductase, translating to MPVSLLDRSRTREGEPAAAALQHTVDRARRAERLGLRRFWVAEHHAVPGIGSGSPPVLMAQIAAQTSRIRVGSGGVMLPNHSPIVVAEQARMLEALHPGRIDLGVGRSLGFTAPVRLALGVERYDRARFAADLAMLVDYLHDDGPVTAMPRGVESPPVLVLATGSGLALAARLGLPVVVGGPILHGDLGPLLDYRRDFRPRDGQTEPEVIISLDVMIADTTDRARELLLPEAWAMAESRATGAFPPLRPDPPERLTPKQQSVVEQQLQMAVHGTAQDVLFELGALVERTGASEVLASTSTYDLDALAEVDAALAALAP from the coding sequence GTGCCAGTGTCCTTGCTGGACCGGTCGCGCACCCGTGAGGGGGAGCCTGCCGCCGCCGCCCTGCAGCACACAGTCGATCGAGCCCGTCGGGCGGAGCGCCTGGGCTTGCGACGGTTCTGGGTGGCCGAGCACCACGCCGTGCCCGGCATCGGCAGCGGCAGCCCCCCGGTCCTCATGGCGCAGATCGCCGCGCAGACGTCCCGGATCAGAGTCGGCTCCGGAGGGGTCATGCTGCCCAACCACAGTCCTATCGTGGTGGCCGAGCAGGCCCGGATGCTCGAGGCGCTGCACCCGGGGCGGATCGACCTGGGTGTGGGACGCTCCCTCGGGTTCACCGCGCCGGTCCGGCTCGCACTGGGGGTCGAACGCTACGACCGGGCACGCTTCGCGGCAGACCTGGCCATGCTGGTCGACTACCTGCACGACGACGGCCCGGTCACGGCCATGCCCCGGGGGGTGGAGTCCCCGCCGGTCCTCGTCCTGGCCACCGGCTCTGGGCTCGCCCTGGCTGCCCGGCTCGGGCTGCCGGTGGTGGTCGGTGGCCCGATCCTGCACGGTGACCTCGGGCCGCTGCTGGACTACCGTCGCGACTTCCGGCCGCGCGACGGCCAGACGGAGCCCGAGGTCATCATCAGCCTCGACGTGATGATCGCCGACACCACCGACCGGGCGCGGGAGCTGCTCCTGCCGGAGGCGTGGGCGATGGCCGAGTCCCGCGCGACGGGTGCCTTCCCACCGCTGCGGCCCGACCCGCCCGAGCGGCTCACCCCCAAGCAGCAGTCGGTCGTGGAGCAGCAACTGCAGATGGCCGTCCACGGCACGGCGCAGGACGTGCTCTTCGAACTCGGCGCGCTCGTAGAACGCACCGGTGCATCGGAGGTGCTGGCCTCGACGTCCACCTACGACCTGGACGCCCTGGCCGAGGTCGACGCGGCCCTGGCCGCGCTGGCCCCCTGA
- a CDS encoding DUF222 domain-containing protein, whose translation MGRRQSDESPVDGSGAGCPAAPEERAAGTGVEARDGATSTPAPPDRTLSWADQIASWRELLPQERLDGLSDEDRLALLRELELLSRAVAAVGASLQVAFYTSQVAAQIADGVAPSRAGKAVPDDLAQARLTSPYWGSRELTCAKALVREMPRTLGALRAGVITALQARVITEATTCVDAADRAEIDERLGPRLAGASTQEIGALVRSLVYEVDPAGFVARARKAAADRGVSVRPCPDVMGLLSARLPAPQAIACYHSLRATAETMKASGDPRTLGQLMADALFERLTGRSVVDGVDVEVGLVITDEALFAGTSDAAVLLGYGPIPAQSARDLLNPTTDTSDADTSQADRSEAGTGLADDAAEGDENVGGTAHSPASTRAAPSISAGFGGGIVPAGYCPGGPRCTTFSCTLTHGHPAASGLPTAPDLGSLSRRAEPASTFTSPTTSASAADSEEPDPSALGDSCAHQGSKPERDPAAGPGCNPELEQKRPESTGERPNDPAREQRRQVAVPEAAPSATVWVRRLYTDPVSGVLTDRDNRKRLFTGALRALLVSRDQTCRNSWCGAPVRHIDHVQRHADQGSTDAENGRGLCARCNLARERPRQLGTPPSTYRPPPPLLPCLPRPEHRAAA comes from the coding sequence GTGGGACGTAGGCAAAGCGACGAGAGTCCAGTCGACGGCAGCGGCGCCGGATGCCCGGCCGCGCCGGAGGAGAGAGCGGCGGGAACTGGCGTCGAGGCCCGGGACGGCGCGACGAGCACTCCTGCACCCCCGGATCGGACGCTGTCGTGGGCCGACCAGATCGCGTCCTGGCGAGAGCTGCTGCCGCAGGAACGGCTGGACGGACTCAGCGACGAGGACCGGCTGGCATTGCTGCGAGAGCTGGAGCTGCTTTCCCGGGCTGTGGCGGCGGTCGGCGCGAGCCTGCAGGTCGCGTTCTACACCTCGCAGGTCGCCGCGCAGATCGCCGACGGCGTCGCTCCGTCGCGGGCCGGGAAGGCGGTGCCGGACGACCTGGCTCAGGCTCGGTTGACGTCTCCTTACTGGGGATCGCGGGAGCTGACCTGCGCCAAGGCGCTGGTCCGAGAGATGCCGCGCACCCTGGGCGCGTTACGGGCCGGGGTGATCACCGCGCTGCAGGCTCGCGTCATCACGGAGGCCACGACCTGCGTGGATGCGGCCGACCGGGCCGAGATCGACGAGCGCCTGGGGCCCCGGCTGGCCGGGGCATCCACCCAGGAGATCGGCGCGTTGGTGCGCTCCCTGGTGTATGAGGTGGACCCGGCCGGTTTCGTCGCCCGCGCCCGCAAGGCGGCCGCGGACCGTGGGGTGTCCGTTCGACCCTGTCCGGACGTCATGGGGCTGCTGAGCGCCCGCCTTCCCGCACCGCAGGCCATCGCCTGCTACCACTCGCTGCGCGCCACCGCGGAGACGATGAAGGCCTCCGGCGACCCACGCACCCTGGGCCAGCTGATGGCAGACGCGCTCTTCGAGCGTCTCACCGGCCGCAGCGTGGTCGACGGGGTCGACGTCGAGGTGGGCCTGGTCATCACCGACGAGGCCCTGTTCGCGGGCACCTCGGACGCGGCTGTCCTCCTCGGCTACGGCCCGATCCCCGCCCAAAGCGCAAGAGACCTGCTCAATCCCACCACTGACACCAGCGACGCCGACACCAGCCAGGCCGACAGGAGCGAGGCCGGGACGGGCCTGGCCGATGACGCTGCCGAGGGCGACGAAAATGTCGGTGGGACCGCGCATAGTCCGGCCAGCACGCGGGCCGCACCGAGCATCTCGGCCGGCTTCGGTGGTGGCATCGTCCCTGCCGGCTACTGTCCCGGCGGCCCCCGGTGCACCACCTTCTCCTGCACCTTGACCCATGGCCACCCTGCGGCGAGCGGACTTCCTACCGCCCCAGATCTGGGGTCACTGAGCCGCCGAGCCGAACCCGCCAGCACCTTCACGAGCCCGACCACATCTGCCAGCGCGGCAGACTCTGAAGAACCTGACCCGTCAGCTCTAGGGGACAGCTGTGCCCACCAGGGCTCGAAGCCCGAGCGGGATCCGGCAGCCGGGCCAGGTTGCAACCCCGAGCTGGAGCAGAAGCGGCCCGAGTCCACCGGCGAACGACCGAACGACCCGGCCCGCGAGCAGCGTCGGCAGGTCGCCGTCCCCGAGGCTGCGCCCTCGGCGACCGTCTGGGTGCGACGGCTGTACACCGACCCGGTCAGCGGTGTCCTCACCGACCGGGACAACCGCAAGCGGCTCTTCACCGGTGCCCTGCGTGCCCTCCTCGTCTCTCGAGATCAGACCTGTCGCAACAGCTGGTGCGGTGCACCCGTCCGCCACATCGACCACGTCCAGCGCCATGCCGACCAGGGGTCCACCGACGCCGAGAACGGCCGCGGCCTGTGCGCCCGCTGCAACCTGGCCCGGGAGCGGCCCCGCCAGCTCGGCACCCCACCCTCCACCTACCGCCCACCTCCTCCGTTGCTGCCCTGCTTGCCTCGGCCAGAACACCGCGCCGCAGCATGA